Proteins co-encoded in one Garra rufa chromosome 21, GarRuf1.0, whole genome shotgun sequence genomic window:
- the cfl2 gene encoding cofilin-2, whose protein sequence is MASGVTVSDEVIKVFNDMKVRKSSTSDEVKKRKKGVLFCLSDDKKKIVVEEGKQILVGDIGDTVDDPYACFVKLLPLNDCRYALYDATYETKESKKEDLVFIFWAPEGAPLKSKMIYASSKDAIKKKFTGIKHEWQVNGLDDIQDRSALAEKLGGNVVVSLEGRPL, encoded by the exons ATG GCCTCTGGTGTCACAGTCAGTGATGAAGTCATCAAAGTCTTCAATGACATGAAAGTACGGAAGTCCTCGACCTCAGACGAGGTGAAAAAGCGCAAAAAGGGAGTGCTGTTCTGCCTCAGCGACGACAAGAAGAAGATCGTCGTAGAAGAGGGCAAGCAGATCTTAGTCGGGGACATTGGAGACACCGTCGATGACCCCTACGCCTGCTTCGTCAAGCTCTTACCTCTCAACGACTGCAGATACGCCTTATATGATGCCACTTATGAAACTAAAGAGTCCAAGAAAGAAGACTTggtatttatattttg ggcCCCTGAAGGTGCACCATTAAAAAGCAAGATGATTTATGCTAGCTCAAAAGATGCCATTAAGAAGAAGTTTACAG GTATCAAACACGAATGGCAGGTGAATGGTTTAGACGACATTCAGGACCGCTCAGCCCTGGCAGAGAAGTTGGGAGGAAATGTGGTCGTATCGCTGGAGGGGAGACCATTGTAA